Proteins from a genomic interval of Streptomyces sp. Tu6071:
- a CDS encoding penicillin-binding transpeptidase domain-containing protein — MSRYQRRAAFFCLLLLVALVLNAVRVQLVRASAYDHNPANRRAAIARWDRPRGDILVGGHPVTGSRDTHEQLRYERTYTEGPLYAPVTGFASQVYGSTLLERSEDGLLTGTDPGLSAFPLWDDLVRARPGGGDVVTTIDPAAQRAAYEGLAGRTGAVAALDPSTGRVLALVSSPSYDPGELSGTSRAVTAAWARLTADPAQPLLNRALRQTYPPGSTFKIVTAAAALDSGTVRDVDDATDAPDPYRLPGSGTRLANEVEGCGDASLRYAFRWSCNTVFAALGVRTGLADMVRAAGRFGFDEVGPGIPSPVVRSAFGTRLDKAQLALSSIGQYDTRATPLQMALVASAVASGGSVPLPRLVERTTTHGGRLVDAPPARTLRQAMTASTAARLRDLMVDAVEKGTGRRAAIKGATVGGKTGTAQHGVGNKGTPYAWFVSWAQARDEPSPQVAVAVVVEDASADRGEISGGGNAAPIARAVMAAVVGEKKR; from the coding sequence GTGAGCCGCTACCAGCGGCGCGCCGCCTTCTTCTGCCTCCTGCTCCTGGTCGCCCTCGTGCTCAACGCGGTCCGCGTCCAGCTCGTCCGCGCCTCCGCCTACGACCACAACCCCGCCAACCGCCGTGCGGCGATCGCCCGTTGGGACCGCCCGCGCGGGGACATCCTCGTCGGCGGGCACCCGGTCACGGGCTCGCGGGACACGCACGAACAACTGCGCTACGAGCGCACGTACACCGAGGGCCCGCTCTACGCGCCCGTCACGGGCTTCGCCTCGCAGGTGTACGGGAGCACGCTCCTGGAGCGCTCCGAGGACGGGCTCCTGACCGGCACCGACCCCGGCCTGAGCGCCTTCCCGCTGTGGGACGACCTCGTGCGCGCGCGGCCCGGCGGCGGGGACGTCGTCACGACGATCGACCCCGCGGCGCAGCGCGCCGCGTACGAGGGCCTCGCGGGCCGCACGGGCGCGGTCGCCGCGCTCGACCCGTCCACGGGTCGCGTCCTCGCACTGGTCAGCTCGCCCTCGTACGACCCCGGCGAGCTGTCGGGCACGAGCCGCGCCGTGACGGCGGCGTGGGCGCGGCTCACGGCCGATCCGGCGCAGCCGCTCCTCAACCGCGCGCTGCGGCAGACCTATCCGCCCGGCTCGACGTTCAAGATCGTGACGGCGGCCGCCGCGCTGGACTCGGGCACGGTGCGCGACGTGGACGACGCGACGGACGCGCCCGACCCGTACCGCCTGCCGGGGAGCGGGACGAGGCTCGCGAACGAGGTGGAGGGGTGCGGGGACGCGAGCCTGCGGTACGCCTTCCGGTGGTCGTGCAACACGGTGTTCGCGGCGCTCGGGGTGAGGACGGGGCTCGCCGACATGGTGCGCGCGGCCGGGCGTTTCGGCTTCGACGAGGTGGGGCCCGGCATCCCCTCGCCCGTCGTGCGCTCCGCCTTCGGCACCCGGCTCGACAAGGCGCAGCTCGCGCTCTCCTCGATCGGCCAGTACGACACGCGCGCCACGCCGCTCCAGATGGCGCTGGTCGCCTCGGCCGTCGCCTCGGGCGGCTCGGTGCCGCTCCCGCGGCTGGTGGAGCGCACCACGACGCACGGCGGGCGCCTCGTGGACGCGCCGCCCGCGCGCACGCTGCGGCAGGCCATGACCGCGTCGACGGCGGCGCGGCTGCGGGACCTCATGGTGGACGCGGTCGAGAAGGGGACCGGGCGGCGCGCGGCGATCAAGGGCGCGACGGTGGGCGGCAAGACGGGCACCGCGCAGCATGGCGTCGGCAACAAGGGGACCCCGTACGCGTGGTTCGTCTCCTGGGCGCAGGCGCGTGACGAGCCCTCGCCGCAGGTCGCCGTGGCGGTCGTCGTCGAGGACGCGTCGGCGGACCGGGGCGAGATCAGCGGGGGCGGGAACGCGGCCCCGATCGCGCGCGCGGTGATGGCGGCGGTGGTGGGGGAGAAGAAGCGCTGA
- a CDS encoding AurF N-oxygenase family protein, protein MATVTDFELLRDALGTLKNRESVAERLLESSAKHSFDPDKELDWDAPFEPGKWFWPPELVSLYGTPMWEGMSEEQRMTLSMHEAASLASLGVWFEIILMQLLVRHIYDKDITSAHTRYALTEIADECRHSMMFARMIKTGGIPAYPVTRFNHNLGRILKTVSTTPGSFACTLLGEEILDWMQRLTFPDERVQPLVRGVTRIHVIEEARHVRYAREELRRQMVTAPKWERHLTRLSAGEAARIFSVAFVNPDVYTNAGLDRREALRQVKASAHRREVMQNGAKRLTDFLDDIGLMEGVGRPLWRSSGLLA, encoded by the coding sequence ATGGCGACGGTGACGGACTTCGAGCTCCTCCGTGACGCGCTGGGGACGCTCAAGAACAGGGAATCGGTGGCCGAGCGGCTCCTGGAGTCCTCGGCGAAGCACTCCTTCGACCCGGACAAGGAGCTGGACTGGGACGCGCCCTTCGAGCCGGGCAAGTGGTTCTGGCCCCCCGAGCTGGTCTCGCTCTACGGGACGCCGATGTGGGAGGGGATGAGCGAGGAGCAGCGCATGACGCTGTCGATGCACGAGGCGGCCTCGCTCGCCTCGCTCGGCGTGTGGTTCGAGATCATCCTCATGCAGCTGCTCGTGCGGCACATCTACGACAAGGACATCACGAGCGCCCACACGCGGTACGCGCTCACCGAGATCGCCGACGAGTGCCGGCACTCGATGATGTTCGCGCGGATGATCAAGACGGGCGGCATCCCGGCGTACCCGGTCACGCGCTTCAACCACAACCTGGGACGCATCCTCAAGACGGTCTCGACGACGCCCGGTTCCTTCGCCTGCACGCTCCTCGGCGAGGAGATCCTCGACTGGATGCAGCGGCTCACCTTCCCCGACGAGCGCGTGCAGCCGCTCGTGCGCGGCGTGACCCGTATCCACGTCATCGAGGAGGCGCGGCACGTGCGCTACGCGCGCGAGGAGCTGCGGCGGCAGATGGTGACGGCGCCGAAGTGGGAGCGGCACCTGACGCGGCTCTCGGCCGGTGAGGCGGCGCGGATCTTCTCCGTCGCCTTCGTCAACCCGGACGTCTACACGAACGCGGGGCTCGACAGGCGCGAGGCGCTGCGGCAGGTGAAGGCGAGCGCGCACCGCCGCGAGGTCATGCAGAACGGCGCGAAGCGGCTGACGGACTTCCTGGACGACATCGGCCTGATGGAGGGCGTGGGCCGACCCCTGTGGCGCTCCTCGGGGCTGCTGGCCTGA